AGTAAAACAACACCCAATCCTTCGGTATTCCCCTGGGAGTCCACAATAGAGGAGAGTACAAAGAGATCAGCAGAATTGTATACCATCAAAAGTTCATCATCAGATATATTGTTCACAATTTCCACTTCATCCCCCAGTTCCAGTTCATAGATGAGTTCCTTTAATTCAGATTCTAGTGGTCCGGATCCAACTATCTTCAACCTGGCATTTGCATGTTCATCTAAAACCTGGGGCATTGCCCTTATAATATACTCGAATCCCTTTCTTTCAATCAAATAACCCACTGAAAGAATTTGGAAGATATTCTTATCCTTGTATACTTCCAGGGGTCGGAAAAAGTCAGTGTCCACTCCAAAGGGTATAACCTCAATTTTATCCCCATCCAGACCTGCTTCCAGGCAGAATTTCCTGGTGGCAGTGCTGTTGGTTATGGTCTTTGAGGAGTTATTCACCAGCCATCGAAGGGCAAAGAGCAGATGGTACCGTTTGGAAAGATGAACTTCTTCACCATGAATGGTGTTAATGTAAGGGATCCCGTAAATTTTTTTCAAAAAAATCCCGCCCAAACCATTGGGTATGGGCCATTGTACATGGATAACATCCATTTTCCTTAGCTTTAATAATGAATGAACAACGTTGAAGAAAAGGAAAGTTAAAACCTGAATTTTGACTAAAAAACCCTCTTTAACATTGTCGATCATTCCCGCTCTTCCGGAAAGTTTTTCAAACCTCTGGGGGTAGAAGTAGTGAAATCTTTGCACCTGCACCCCCTGCAGGGTGTATTCTGTTTCACCACCAGTGTAAGGAGCAAGAACATGGACCTCGTGTCCTTTCTTCACTATCTCCCTCATTAATCTATGGACAAATATGCCATGGGGGTCATCTTCAAAATCAGGGTAGGCAGAGCTGATAATTCCAATTTTCATCAATACTTATTTAACTCTCTCATATAATATAAAGTCGCCAACCTTCTTTACCAACCTATAGTTGGTTAAATTCAAGGCCCCCACCCTGGAAAAGTAGTAATCCGCATGATTATTATCCAACACCTGATTATAATCTTGCATATCCTGTTCTGTGAAATTATAATCCTTGGCACCAGTGTAGATGGTTTGATTGCACCTGAATATGGGCATTTTACCCACATCCATCCGGAGGTGCCAGGCAGTGTAGGGCCAGAAATCAGAGTAGATCACCTTGTTTTTATAATCAGGGTCATGATGTTCCAGCCAGGAACATATTACTGCTGAATTTTCATTCATTTCCTTTAAGTGGACATTGGTTGCAGATATAACTGGCATATAAGCCAGCTGAAGTAATAGTTAGGGTTATTAAGATTGAACTGAATAAGATGTGGGCCAGGTTCTTGTCCCTTATTTTTAGGTTAAACTGAGATGTGGCGAGTTTAAATCCCCGGATAAGGAAGTAGGTTAAGGGGGGAATCATTACTATGACATATCTGAAGTCTTTTATGGCATATGCACTGTGAAATATGAAAAAAGCCATGAGCCAGGAAAGAAATAGAAAATCAAAGTCCATATCTCTTATTTTATATTTTTGGAGCAAATTGTATGCAAGGAATAAAAAGGAGAAGAATATCACTTCACTGACAAGGTAATGAATTCTGTCAAAGGTCAAACCAAAAATTATTAAGATGAACACTGCCAAAAACAATTTTTTTCTTAGTAAGCACTGATTGTGCCCATTTATCCTTTAAAAATTGTTTAGAGCTCTTTTTCTGTTTATTTAGTTTAAACCCTCTTATTAAAAATAAAATTAACCCTAAAATAATTACTAGAATAAGAGCCATCCCTTCAAACCAGGTGGCAAATAGCATCAACTTAAAGTAGTACAAAATATCAGGGTTATAACTCAGGATCATTGAGGAAGCGGTTTCCGATGAAATTGAACTTGTTTTAAAGAAATTTGCTAAAGAAATAAAAGTATTCCCCAATTCCACCTGATACAAATGGAAAATGAGGAAAGGAATCATGATAGAGATGCCTACTCCTACAAAAATGTCCTTCCAGGGTTTAAAAGTATCCCTATTGATTAAAATGTAAAGTGACACTGGGAATATGAATAAAGCTGTTGAATAACGGGTGAAAAATGCCAGGGTTAGCAGGGGAAAGGCTATATAAAACATTCGAGTGTTCTTTTTAACGGCCAGAACTGTGAATAACAAACCCCAGATGGCTATACAAACACTGGGAATGTCGGTTAAACCTTCAGTGGCAAAGGTGAGTACTATGGGGTAAGTAACGAATAGTAATGTTCCCAGTAAACTGCTGAAAACATCAAAACGAAGTTTAAAAAGCAAGTATAAGCCAATGGAACCGAAAACAAATATTAATCCGTCAATGCACATGATGGGCCAGGTAATCAAGGTTTTTTCAAGATATAATGACCCTAAAATGGACATCAGTGGGGGTCTCAGGGGATCGTAGTATCCAATATCATTACCCGCATAGAAAGCAGCATTGGCCAGTAAGTCATAAGTATCCCAGATCGGCCCAATATCCGAATGTACCCGGAAACAGCAGTAGGTAATACATCCCACCATTAAGGTTAGAAATAGTAAACCTAAGATGTTGGATGGATGAATAAATTTGGAATTATCTAAGTTAACCACAAAACCCCCATCATACAATCAAGATGTAATTTAATATGATGTTACAAAAATACTTATAAATATTTTTTGCTATTTACCGGGGAAATACAAAAAATAAGATAGTAAGAAAAGAAGCAAAATAAGGTATTGTCACTCGACAACTAATCTCTTTTGTAGAGTGTTACTGAGCCAAACTGTTTAATAGGCTTGTAATTGTAGAAATTCAGTCCTTTTCTCATTGAAAAGTAATATTCTGCATTATGAGATTCCAATTCACTGTTGTAAGCAATTATATCCTGTTGTGTGAAGTTATAGTCCTTGGCCCCACAGTAGAGCACTTCACCATCCCTGAATATGGGCATTTTACTAATATTCATGCGCAGATACCATCCCGAATAGGGCCAGAAATCAGAGTAGATCACCTTGTTTTTATATTCCGGATCATATTGAACAAACCAATCACTGGCAGTAATAATATCTCCATTCAGGGTTTGCAACTCGATGTTGGCTTCGTGTATGCCTGAAAACGAGGACAGCGTTGAAAATAAAACTAGGATTATTAAGAATGATGCCATGGCCAGTTGAGTGATATTATGACCCTTAAACTTAAACCCAAACTGGGACACTGCCCAGAAAAATCCCCTCATCAAGAAATAGACCGTGGAAGGGGCCATGCCCACAAAATAGCGGTAATCTTTAATTATATAGATACTGTGGAATAGGAAGAATGTCATTCCCCATGATAAGAATAGGAAATCAAGATCTAAGTCTTTAAATTCTAAAACTTTTATCCAGTCATAGAATAAATAACACAATATGAAAAATAATGTCTCCGATATAAGGTAATGGATTTTTTGGATGGTTAAAACAAATATAACCAAAACAACCAGGAGAACTATGATTTTTCCTTTATTTTCCATTAATTTGTGAATTTTATCATTATTAACACCATTTGAAATGGTTTTAATTCGAAATCTGTTAAAAATATACAGGATCATTCCCAACAAAAAGATAAAAAGGACTCCTATTGACTCTGGGCCTATTAAATAGGGTAACAGCTTGACAAAGTAGAAGAAATCAGTGTTATAGGCAAAGTGCATTCCACCGGCTGCCGATGCTCCGGAACTGGATCCGAAAAAGTCCAGGAATGGATAAATTGGACTTCCGAATTGAGCATAGAACATGAAAACTGGAATTAATAGTGCAAAGGAGATTACTATTCCGATTAGAATATCCCTTACATATTTTAGATCTTTAATCTTTTCCCAGTTAATAAGTAAATATAAGAAAATCGGGAAGATCAACAATGCCATTGAAAAGCGGGTTAAAAAGGATATCATTGCCAGGGGGAATGATAAATAGAATAACCTTGAGTCTTTCTTAACGGCCAGTACGGTGAATAGCAGCGCCCAAATGGATAGGCATACACTGGGATTATCTGTGAATCCTGCTCCAACGTAGGTGATGACAATGGGAAAAGTGGCAAAGATTAATGCTCCCAGAAAACTGGTCAAATCATCAAAGCGCAACTTGAATAATAAGTATAATCCTATGACTCCCAGAACGAATATCACACAGTCAATGGCGGCAATGGGCCACAGGGCCAGACCATCAACACTGTAGTAGATGGCAGTCAGGAATGACAGGAAGGGGGGGCGTAACAGGTCAAAGTAACCAACTCCCTTACCGGCCATTAGGGCGGCGTTGGCCATGAAATCATAGGTATCCCACACCGGACCGATGGATAGTTGTATCTGGAAACAGTTATAGGTTATGAAGCTTACAATTAAGGTTAAAGCCAGTAAAAAGATAACAGTTGAGGAATGGCTTTTTATCTTGTCAAAGAGATTATCAGAAATTCCAGTCATCATATCATGTTTAA
Above is a genomic segment from Methanobacterium formicicum containing:
- a CDS encoding glycosyltransferase family 4 protein; amino-acid sequence: MKIGIISSAYPDFEDDPHGIFVHRLMREIVKKGHEVHVLAPYTGGETEYTLQGVQVQRFHYFYPQRFEKLSGRAGMIDNVKEGFLVKIQVLTFLFFNVVHSLLKLRKMDVIHVQWPIPNGLGGIFLKKIYGIPYINTIHGEEVHLSKRYHLLFALRWLVNNSSKTITNSTATRKFCLEAGLDGDKIEVIPFGVDTDFFRPLEVYKDKNIFQILSVGYLIERKGFEYIIRAMPQVLDEHANARLKIVGSGPLESELKELIYELELGDEVEIVNNISDDELLMVYNSADLFVLSSIVDSQGNTEGLGVVLLEAMACGLPVMGSNVGGIPDIITNNEIGVLVEEKDVHGISEAIKKLIKDKELRTILSKNGFNLVKHNFNWETIAKRYIEVFEDLI
- a CDS encoding glycosyltransferase family 39 protein; translated protein: MVNLDNSKFIHPSNILGLLFLTLMVGCITYCCFRVHSDIGPIWDTYDLLANAAFYAGNDIGYYDPLRPPLMSILGSLYLEKTLITWPIMCIDGLIFVFGSIGLYLLFKLRFDVFSSLLGTLLFVTYPIVLTFATEGLTDIPSVCIAIWGLLFTVLAVKKNTRMFYIAFPLLTLAFFTRYSTALFIFPVSLYILINRDTFKPWKDIFVGVGISIMIPFLIFHLYQVELGNTFISLANFFKTSSISSETASSMILSYNPDILYYFKLMLFATWFEGMALILVIILGLILFLIRGFKLNKQKKSSKQFLKDKWAQSVLTKKKIVFGSVHLNNFWFDL
- a CDS encoding glycosyltransferase family 39 protein, with amino-acid sequence MMTGISDNLFDKIKSHSSTVIFLLALTLIVSFITYNCFQIQLSIGPVWDTYDFMANAALMAGKGVGYFDLLRPPFLSFLTAIYYSVDGLALWPIAAIDCVIFVLGVIGLYLLFKLRFDDLTSFLGALIFATFPIVITYVGAGFTDNPSVCLSIWALLFTVLAVKKDSRLFYLSFPLAMISFLTRFSMALLIFPIFLYLLINWEKIKDLKYVRDILIGIVISFALLIPVFMFYAQFGSPIYPFLDFFGSSSGASAAGGMHFAYNTDFFYFVKLLPYLIGPESIGVLFIFLLGMILYIFNRFRIKTISNGVNNDKIHKLMENKGKIIVLLVVLVIFVLTIQKIHYLISETLFFILCYLFYDWIKVLEFKDLDLDFLFLSWGMTFFLFHSIYIIKDYRYFVGMAPSTVYFLMRGFFWAVSQFGFKFKGHNITQLAMASFLIILVLFSTLSSFSGIHEANIELQTLNGDIITASDWFVQYDPEYKNKVIYSDFWPYSGWYLRMNISKMPIFRDGEVLYCGAKDYNFTQQDIIAYNSELESHNAEYYFSMRKGLNFYNYKPIKQFGSVTLYKRD